The Geobacillus genomosp. 3 genome segment AAAGCTTTGCCGCTCGATGAATTCCACCTCTTTCGGGTAGGCCATATACGGCGGACGGACGTACACCCCTTTTTCAAGCAACAATTGGCGGGCGCGGTCGTTAATGTCGGTCGCTTCATTCAAAAACTGCCGGAACAAATCGACAACATCTTGCCGCGACGCCATGGCGATCGCCCCGCTGTGGGAAGTAAGGCCGAATTTCGACATATGGTATATATATTCAAGGTAAAAAACATCGCTGAACAGCTTCGGGGCCCCTGGGTAGACGTGCTTCTCGACCGGATAACCAATCGGCTTGGCGATCCCTTCAGCCGAACAAAGCTGTTCAATGGCGCGCAAATGCCCGTTGGCGACGTTCAACGTTTCGGCGATGAGCGGGCGAATGTCGTCGTCAGTCACCGTTTCGCTAAAATGGGTGAGCAGACAAGCGACGATGCTATCGTTTATATACGTGCTCCAAAGACTGGAAATCTCTGTACTTGTTAATGAAGCAACATTTCCTTCCATAATATTTTTGCACCCCCTTGTTTCCCTGTTATTATGTTCTGCGGCCTTCTGCTGTATGTAGTTAAGGCAAAAAAAAATCGCCAGCGTGCTGCCGACGAATATTATTCTTCCTCAAGCACCGATTCATCCAAGTTATGGTACACTTCTTGGACGTCGTCATCATCTTCGAGCGCATCGATTAACTTCAGCATTTTTTTCAAGTCATCGCCCGATAACGTTGTATATGTTTGCGGGATCATCGTAATTTCCGCGTTGGCAAACGTTAGTCCTTGTTGTTCGAGCTGTTCTTTTACCGTCTCAAACGACTCGGGCGCCGTATAAATTTCGAACGACTCGTCTGTCGTTTCCATCTCCTCCGCACCGGCTTCAACCGCCAAAAGCAACAGCTCGTCCTCATCAACATCGTGTTGCTCGCGGTCGATGACGAGCCATCCTTTGCGCTCAAACAAATAAGAAACGCAGCCCGTTTCCCCCAAGTTGCCCCCGTTTTTCGAAAAAGCCGCACGCACGTTGGCGGCGGTGCGGTTTTTATTATCCGTAAGGCAGACGACCATGACCGCGACGCCGCCTGGCCCGTATCCTTCATAACGGATTTCCTCATAACTGGTATGTTCCTGATTTCCCGTTGCCTTTTTAATCGCCCGTTCAATGTTTTCGCCCGGCATATTGGCCGCCTTTGCCTTCTCAATGACAAGACGCAGGCCCGGGTTGGCCGCCGGGTCACCTCCGCCGGTTTTCGCGGCGACATAAATTTCTTTCGCCAGTTTCATAAACAGTTTGCCGCGCTTCGCATCTTGGGCGTTTTTCCGCCGTTGGATATTTTTCCACTTCGAATGTCCAGCCATCGAAATTTCTCCTCTCATCACAACGGAATGTCCGATATTACTATAGCAGAAAACGCGGCAAATGTCAGCCGTAGTCGCCGTTCACTCATCGAGACGTAAAAAAGGGGCCAATGGCCCCCCTTGCTCGGCTAGCGGGTGTTTCTCGGCCGCTCTTGAATCGTATCACCATCGATGAAAATGGTGCGCAAATCGCGGCGAATCTCTTCCATACTGATCGGCGCGCCGCGGCGAATGGTGTTGTCAATCGTACGGACGCGGTTGTACATGCTCGGATTGGATGTGACACGCACCTGTTTGCCGTCGGCATACGGGGCTACCGCTTTGGCGACACGCTCTTCAAGTCGTTCGGGATGACGGGCATCAGTCGCAATGGCAATTAGTGCTTGATCGCCGTAAACAACCGTGCGTGCATCATCCACCCCGCCTATTGCTGCGGCGCGGCGTGAGAGCTCCTCAGCCAAACCGCCGTCATAGCTGCGGTAATACGACGGATGCGGATCGACATTCAGCGAATGTAAATGC includes the following:
- a CDS encoding YhcN/YlaJ family sporulation lipoprotein — encoded protein: MRYAVKWIGVLSAAGLLASCANYGANDEGARHYNNAARPIGYYSTEQGDDFRYGRYGTNALNYDNNYMWARRGPAADYLAENGRLGGPAATRFDTDVPALPRDVDFGDGDYNYHGHLHSLNVDPHPSYYRSYDGGLAEELSRRAAAIGGVDDARTVVYGDQALIAIATDARHPERLEERVAKAVAPYADGKQVRVTSNPSMYNRVRTIDNTIRRGAPISMEEIRRDLRTIFIDGDTIQERPRNTR
- a CDS encoding YebC/PmpR family DNA-binding transcriptional regulator translates to MAGHSKWKNIQRRKNAQDAKRGKLFMKLAKEIYVAAKTGGGDPAANPGLRLVIEKAKAANMPGENIERAIKKATGNQEHTSYEEIRYEGYGPGGVAVMVVCLTDNKNRTAANVRAAFSKNGGNLGETGCVSYLFERKGWLVIDREQHDVDEDELLLLAVEAGAEEMETTDESFEIYTAPESFETVKEQLEQQGLTFANAEITMIPQTYTTLSGDDLKKMLKLIDALEDDDDVQEVYHNLDESVLEEE
- a CDS encoding DUF3231 family protein, with amino-acid sequence MEGNVASLTSTEISSLWSTYINDSIVACLLTHFSETVTDDDIRPLIAETLNVANGHLRAIEQLCSAEGIAKPIGYPVEKHVYPGAPKLFSDVFYLEYIYHMSKFGLTSHSGAIAMASRQDVVDLFRQFLNEATDINDRARQLLLEKGVYVRPPYMAYPKEVEFIERQSFLTGWFGPRRPLLAIEVAHLFATARNNEIGKATLTGFAQVAGDPEIRNFFLRGVRVCSDIMNTVHDVLRESDVPTVMSSDVTVTDSTKPPFSDQLMMAVINALSAIGTAEYGAAMAASLRRDIIALYASLITKAGAFTEDGVNMMIDRRWLEYPPHFVDRRQLALQKG